In a genomic window of Roseofilum capinflatum BLCC-M114:
- a CDS encoding sensor histidine kinase: MVTLSPFSSARKITSSPGAFSERRIGIRLMGSLRSRMTLFILLGVVPIVLGALQLQAFHAGRIINEETEQTLDLEAQRLADRVTQWDRMNSLLVQNLSRQPGVSPLTPQQLRPLLVSTHRTYQDQVWSIGAVNPEGGFMALSEKETIEPLNFSDRRWFQEAIKGQPITRETIITRRTGEPAVIFSAPIYAEGGDRLIPQGVIRVGMVLTEISKVIDMTQIGETGFAFLVDEQGQLLAHPNHRLLEGSLKDFSDYPPVQRLLKGEEGPLNFTDRDRIRWLSTSVKLANGWGIVLMQQKSEVLAPQQSYHRSAILLSLLTLIVVGSITWHFSRWVTQPLTNLTEAVWNLSKGQWTQRVYLSQEDELGTLAKAFNRMAAQLQLTFKALQAAKDDLELKVAERTQQLNTTLEELQQTQAQMIQSEKMSSLGQMVAGVAHEINNPVGFIHGNLAHAQTYAEDLLSLVQLYRESYPQPPEAIQEEIEAIELDFLLEDFPKTLQSMQVGTVRIREIVKSLRNFSRLDEAEVKQVNVHEGIDSTLMILQNRLKCGDTYAAIEVTKHYQELPAITCYPGQLNQVFMNLLSNAIDALEERNHQLDQQSLKENPSQITITTEPLRNDWISIRIRDNGSGIPESAQPRLFDPFFTTKPIGKGTGLGLSISYQIITQRHGGRLWFESSPEKGTEFVVEIPVMNSAVD, encoded by the coding sequence ATGGTTACTCTATCTCCTTTTTCTTCTGCTAGAAAGATAACTTCTAGTCCTGGTGCTTTTTCAGAGCGACGCATCGGGATCAGACTGATGGGAAGTTTGCGATCGCGCATGACCCTCTTTATCCTCTTAGGAGTTGTACCGATTGTCCTGGGCGCTCTGCAATTGCAAGCATTCCACGCTGGACGAATTATCAATGAGGAAACGGAGCAAACTCTTGACCTGGAGGCCCAACGATTAGCCGATCGCGTGACGCAATGGGATCGGATGAATAGCTTACTGGTGCAAAACCTCAGCCGTCAACCTGGGGTCTCCCCACTCACTCCCCAACAGTTGCGCCCCCTGTTAGTTTCCACTCACCGGACGTATCAAGATCAGGTTTGGAGCATTGGAGCTGTGAACCCAGAGGGTGGATTTATGGCCTTGAGTGAAAAAGAAACAATTGAACCGCTCAATTTTAGCGATCGCCGTTGGTTCCAAGAAGCCATTAAAGGGCAACCCATTACCCGCGAAACGATTATCACTCGACGTACTGGAGAACCGGCAGTGATTTTTTCGGCTCCCATTTATGCAGAAGGGGGCGATCGCCTTATTCCTCAAGGGGTAATCCGTGTGGGTATGGTGTTGACCGAAATCTCCAAGGTCATTGATATGACCCAAATCGGCGAAACCGGTTTTGCTTTCCTCGTCGATGAACAAGGTCAACTGTTAGCCCATCCCAATCACCGGCTCCTGGAAGGTAGTCTTAAGGATTTCAGCGATTATCCCCCGGTTCAACGTCTTTTAAAGGGTGAAGAAGGGCCCTTAAACTTTACAGATCGCGATCGCATCCGTTGGCTATCCACAAGCGTCAAATTAGCCAACGGTTGGGGAATCGTTCTCATGCAGCAAAAATCAGAAGTTTTGGCTCCCCAGCAGTCTTATCATCGTTCAGCGATTTTACTCAGTCTCCTCACGTTAATTGTTGTTGGTTCCATCACTTGGCATTTTAGTCGTTGGGTTACCCAACCTTTAACCAACTTGACTGAAGCAGTATGGAACCTCTCGAAGGGACAGTGGACGCAACGAGTCTATCTTTCCCAAGAAGATGAATTAGGAACCCTTGCCAAAGCGTTTAATCGCATGGCGGCTCAGTTGCAACTAACCTTTAAGGCATTGCAAGCAGCTAAAGATGATTTAGAACTCAAAGTGGCAGAGCGTACCCAGCAACTGAATACGACATTAGAAGAACTACAACAAACCCAAGCTCAGATGATCCAAAGTGAAAAAATGTCGAGTTTGGGGCAAATGGTCGCTGGTGTTGCCCATGAAATTAATAATCCGGTGGGTTTTATTCACGGAAATTTAGCCCACGCCCAAACCTATGCCGAAGACCTGTTGTCCTTGGTGCAACTCTATCGCGAGTCTTATCCCCAGCCTCCAGAAGCCATCCAAGAGGAAATTGAAGCGATCGAACTCGATTTCCTGCTGGAAGATTTTCCCAAAACTCTGCAATCGATGCAAGTTGGAACGGTGAGAATTCGAGAAATTGTCAAATCTTTGCGGAACTTTTCCCGCTTAGATGAAGCTGAAGTTAAGCAAGTCAATGTGCATGAAGGGATTGATAGCACCCTGATGATTTTGCAAAATCGCCTCAAATGTGGTGATACTTATGCAGCGATTGAAGTGACTAAACATTATCAGGAACTTCCTGCGATTACGTGCTATCCAGGGCAACTTAATCAAGTCTTTATGAATTTGTTGAGTAATGCTATTGATGCCCTTGAAGAGCGCAATCATCAATTAGACCAACAAAGTTTGAAGGAAAATCCTAGCCAGATTACAATTACCACCGAACCCCTTAGAAACGATTGGATTTCCATTCGCATTCGCGATAATGGCTCAGGAATTCCAGAATCCGCACAACCGCGTTTATTTGATCCCTTTTTCACCACTAAGCCCATCGGTAAAGGGACGGGTTTAGGGCTATCGATTAGCTATCAAATTATTACCCAAAGACATGGCGGCCGTTTATGGTTTGAATCGAGTCCGGAAAAGGGTA